Proteins encoded in a region of the Pseudomonas sp. GOM7 genome:
- the dxs gene encoding 1-deoxy-D-xylulose-5-phosphate synthase gives MPTTFHEIPRERPLTPLLDSANTPDELRRLAEADLETLADELRQYLLYSVGQSGGHFGAGLGVIELTIALHYVFDTPDDRLVWDVGHQAYPHKILTGRRERMGTLRQKDGLAAFPRRSESEYDTFGVGHSSTSISAALGMAIAARLKGEKRKSVAVIGDGALTAGMAFEALNHATDVGANMLVILNDNDMSISKNVGGLSNYLAKIISSRTYASMREGSKKILSRLPGAWEIARKVEEHAKGMLVPGTLFEELGWNYVGPIDGHDLPTLLATLRNMRDLDGPQFLHVVTKKGKGFAPAEADPIGYHAITKLEPVTPVAAPKKPSGPKYSNVFGQWLCDMAEQDARLVGITPAMKEGSDLVAFAERFPDRYFDVAIAEQHAVTLAAGMACEGAKPVVAIYSTFLQRAYDQLIHDVAVQHLDVLFAIDRAGLVGEDGPTHAGSFDLSYLRCIPGMLVMTPSDENELRRMLTTGHLFEGPAAVRYPRGTGPNAPLDAGLEPLQIGKAVVRRQGQGVALLAFGVQLAEALRVGETLDATVVDMRFVKPLDEALLRELAGNHALLVTLEENSIMGGAGSAVGEFFAAENRQVPLLHLGLPDYYVEHAKPSQMLAECGLDEAGIERAVRERLKQLQP, from the coding sequence ATGCCGACCACTTTCCACGAGATCCCCCGCGAGCGCCCGTTGACGCCGCTGCTCGACAGCGCCAACACGCCGGACGAACTGCGCCGCCTGGCCGAAGCGGACCTGGAAACCCTCGCCGACGAACTGCGCCAATACCTGCTCTACAGCGTGGGCCAGAGCGGCGGGCACTTCGGTGCCGGCCTCGGCGTGATCGAGCTGACCATCGCCCTGCACTACGTCTTCGACACCCCCGATGACCGTCTGGTGTGGGACGTCGGCCACCAGGCCTACCCGCACAAGATCCTCACCGGCCGTCGCGAGCGCATGGGCACCCTGCGCCAGAAGGATGGCCTGGCCGCCTTCCCGCGCCGCAGCGAGAGCGAGTACGACACCTTCGGCGTCGGCCATTCCAGCACCAGCATCAGCGCCGCCCTGGGCATGGCCATCGCCGCCCGACTGAAAGGCGAGAAGCGCAAGAGCGTGGCGGTGATCGGCGACGGCGCACTGACCGCCGGCATGGCCTTCGAGGCGCTGAACCACGCCACCGACGTCGGCGCCAACATGCTGGTGATCCTCAACGACAACGACATGTCGATCTCCAAGAATGTCGGCGGCCTGTCCAACTACCTGGCCAAGATCATCTCCAGCCGCACCTACGCCAGCATGCGCGAGGGCAGCAAGAAGATCCTCTCGCGCCTGCCCGGCGCCTGGGAAATCGCGCGCAAGGTCGAGGAACATGCCAAAGGCATGCTGGTACCCGGCACCCTGTTCGAGGAACTGGGCTGGAACTATGTCGGCCCCATCGACGGCCACGACCTGCCCACCCTGCTGGCTACCCTGCGCAATATGCGCGACCTGGACGGCCCGCAGTTCCTCCATGTGGTGACCAAGAAGGGCAAGGGCTTCGCCCCGGCCGAGGCCGACCCCATCGGCTACCACGCCATCACCAAGCTGGAACCGGTGACCCCGGTCGCCGCCCCGAAGAAGCCAAGCGGCCCGAAATACTCCAACGTGTTCGGCCAGTGGCTGTGCGACATGGCCGAGCAGGACGCGCGCCTGGTGGGCATCACCCCGGCGATGAAGGAAGGCTCCGACCTGGTGGCCTTCGCCGAGCGCTTCCCTGATCGCTACTTCGACGTGGCGATTGCCGAGCAGCACGCCGTGACCCTGGCCGCCGGTATGGCCTGCGAAGGCGCCAAGCCGGTGGTGGCGATCTACTCCACCTTCCTTCAGCGCGCCTATGACCAGTTGATCCACGACGTGGCCGTGCAGCACCTCGATGTGCTGTTCGCCATCGACCGCGCCGGCCTGGTCGGCGAAGACGGCCCTACCCATGCCGGCAGCTTCGACCTCTCCTACCTGCGCTGCATCCCCGGCATGCTGGTGATGACCCCGAGCGACGAGAACGAGCTGCGCCGCATGCTCACCACCGGCCACCTGTTCGAGGGCCCGGCGGCGGTGCGCTACCCACGCGGCACTGGCCCCAACGCGCCGCTCGATGCCGGCCTGGAGCCGCTGCAGATCGGCAAGGCCGTAGTACGCCGCCAGGGCCAGGGCGTCGCCCTGCTGGCCTTCGGCGTGCAACTGGCCGAAGCCCTGCGCGTCGGGGAAACCCTGGATGCCACGGTGGTCGACATGCGCTTCGTCAAACCCCTGGACGAAGCCCTGCTGCGCGAACTGGCAGGCAACCACGCGCTGCTGGTGACCCTCGAAGAAAACAGCATCATGGGTGGCGCCGGCAGTGCGGTTGGCGAATTCTTCGCCGCCGAGAACCGCCAGGTACCGCTGCTGCACCTCGGCCTGCCGGACTACTACGTCGAGCACGCCAAGCCGAGCCAGATGCTTGCCGAATGCGGCCTCGACGAAGCCGGTATCGAACGTGCGGTACGCGAGCGCCTGAAACAGCTCCAGCCCTGA
- a CDS encoding alpha/beta fold hydrolase, with amino-acid sequence MHIDHRLLAVNGIELSLYSTGPEHGKPVWLLHGFPECWYAWHPQIEALAAAGYRVFTPEMRGYGASSAPADPAAYDLLTLCGDIQAAMDILGQREAAVVGHDWGAPVAWHLALLEPERIRALGALSVPFGGRPKRPAIEMMREAYAGRFHYILYFQQAGLAEAELDEDIGRSLRLLLGGLGDALLATDKPADARLFDGMPEDLPLPPWCNEAMFAHYLRTFERHGFRGALNWYRNFERNWQRTEHLAGLKVMQPTLFLLGENDPVGRLEAPTLQRMSDKVPHLERHDLLGAGHWLQGECGGRVSALLLDFLARNYQ; translated from the coding sequence ATGCATATCGATCACCGCCTGCTCGCCGTCAATGGCATCGAACTCAGCCTGTACAGCACCGGCCCCGAGCACGGCAAGCCGGTGTGGCTGCTGCATGGCTTTCCCGAATGCTGGTACGCCTGGCATCCGCAGATCGAGGCGCTGGCCGCCGCCGGCTATCGGGTGTTCACCCCGGAAATGCGCGGCTACGGCGCCAGCAGCGCGCCGGCCGATCCGGCGGCCTATGACCTGCTCACCCTGTGCGGCGATATCCAGGCGGCGATGGACATACTAGGTCAGCGCGAGGCAGCGGTGGTCGGCCACGACTGGGGCGCGCCGGTGGCCTGGCACCTGGCGCTGCTGGAGCCCGAGCGGATCAGGGCACTCGGTGCGCTGTCGGTGCCCTTCGGCGGCCGACCGAAACGCCCGGCCATCGAGATGATGCGCGAGGCCTATGCCGGGCGCTTCCACTACATCCTCTACTTCCAGCAAGCGGGGCTGGCCGAGGCCGAACTGGACGAAGACATCGGCCGCAGCCTGCGCCTGCTGCTTGGCGGCCTCGGCGATGCCCTGCTGGCAACGGACAAACCGGCCGATGCGCGGCTGTTCGACGGCATGCCGGAGGACCTGCCCCTGCCGCCCTGGTGCAATGAGGCGATGTTTGCCCACTACCTACGCACCTTCGAGCGCCACGGCTTTCGCGGCGCGCTGAACTGGTACCGCAACTTCGAGCGCAACTGGCAGCGCACCGAGCACCTGGCCGGGCTTAAGGTGATGCAGCCGACGCTGTTTTTGCTCGGCGAGAATGACCCGGTAGGCCGCTTAGAGGCGCCGACCCTGCAACGCATGAGCGACAAGGTGCCGCACCTGGAACGCCACGACCTGCTCGGCGCCGGCCACTGGCTGCAGGGCGAATGCGGCGGGCGGGTCAGCGCCCTGCTGCTGGACTTCCTGGCGCGAAACTACCAATAA